A genomic stretch from Perognathus longimembris pacificus isolate PPM17 chromosome 5, ASM2315922v1, whole genome shotgun sequence includes:
- the LOC125351259 gene encoding olfactory receptor 183-like, producing the protein MEKENTTVVTEFVLAGLTHQPQWKIPLFLFFFVVYLMTILGNLSLIGLIWKDSHLHIPMYLCLGNLAFVDAWLSSTVTPNMLLNLLDKNKLMYFSECMIQFFSFVVSATAECFILAVMAYDRYVAICKPLLYPVIMTYRLCMQLLALSYIGGFIHAVIHESFLLRLAFCKSNIIHHFYCDVIPLLMISCTDPSLNYLMLFIFSGSVQVFSIMTILISYTFVLLTVLTTKSEKGMRKTLSTCGAHLLSVSLYYGPLLFMYVHPAPSQTDDQDMIFSLFYTVIIPVLNPIIYSLRNKQVIGSLKKILKRNG; encoded by the coding sequence atggaaaaagaaaatacaacagtAGTGACAGAATTTGTTCTCGCCGGACTTACGCATCAACCGCAGTGGAAAATCCCACTGTTCCTGTTCTTCTTTGTGGTATATCTTATGACTATTTTGGGAAACTTGAGTCTCATTGGTCTCATCTGGAAAGACTCTCATCTGCACATCCCCATGTATTTATGTCTTGGCAATTTAGCCTTTGTGGATGCCTGGTTATCATCCACAGTGACACCAAATATGCTGCTCAATTTGTTAGACAAGAACAAACTGATGTATTTCTCTGAATGCATGAttcagtttttttcctttgttgtcagTGCAACTGCAGAGTGTTTCATTTTGGCAGTAATGGCTTATGATCGCTACGTAGCCATCTGCAAACCTTTACTTTATCCAGTGATTATGACCTACAGACTCTGCATGCAGCTGTTAGCCTTATCTTACATAGGTGGCTTTATTCATGCTGTCATTCATGAAAGTTTTTTACTCAGATTAGCATTCTGTAAATCCAACATAATACATCACTTTTATTGTGATGTTATACCATTGTTAATGATTTCCTGTACAGATCCTTCTCTTAATTATctcatgctttttattttctctggttCAGTACAAGTATTCTCCATCATGACTATTCTTATCTCTTACACATTTGTTCTTCTTACAGTTTTAACCACAAAGTCTgaaaaaggaatgagaaaaacGCTTTCCACTTGTGGAGCCCATCTCCTATCTGTGTCTTTATACTATGGTCCCCTTCTCTTCATGTATGTTCATCCTGCACCTTCACAAACAGATGATCAAGATATGATCTTCTCTTTATTTTACACTGTCATAATTCCTGTTTTAAATCCAATTATCTATAGTCTGAGAAACAAGCAAGTCATAGGAtctctgaaaaaaatattgaaaagaaatggTTAG